TGCAGAGAAAATCATAGCTTGTTGCTAATTCAGTTCCTTTAGCTGTCTACATTAGTTCTACAAACGAACATTCTTGGTACTATTGTGCTTAGATTTTCTTTGCACATTTTGGCAGGTCTTTGCTGCTCTCTTTGTAATTGATGGACGATTGCCCTGCTAGCTACAATTTGGCGTCTGAAAATGTAGGCGCTCATTGCGAGTCATCAAAGGGGATGCCTAATTGTGCTTTTGGAAATGTAGAAGGTCTTTCTCTAAATGATTTTGGCCACCATTTCACTGAATGTCTCAATATTCAGGATGCTGAAGACTCAAATGATAAGTGCAATGTTGAGACTGTGAAGGAAGATGTAACTAAAGATTCCCATGGAAGTGATTCTGGTAGTGCTTCTGTAAAATGCTTGATCAAATGTGCAACTTTTCCATGCTCTGGTATTAGCGTGCCTCCTGCAGAATTTGGTGGGAAGGAGCCAGAGGGAAATATGAATGCTGAAGTAATGACACATGGTGCTGAAGCCAAATCTCCTGATTTGCCTTACTCACGTTCCATATCTCTGCCAGTGAGTTTTCTGTGTCTTCAATAATGTTCATCAAGTTCCTTATCCTTAATGTATTGATATTATGATAGAGGCCTTCTTGATCTTTTTGCCAATTTGTTATTCGTGAAAATATATAGCCAATACTTACATATATCTTGTTTTCGTTAAGACAATCAACGTCTCTTGTCACTTTAGTTAGTGGTAATCTTGGATTCTACTTGTGAAGTGTTGATGGTGAGGTACAGATGTGTATTAAATTCTATTATTATGTAGAATGATTGTTTAAAACGTAGGAATGAACTCACTTTCTCCTTTTTATATCCTTCTTTGGACATGGTTTGACCACTTCTCTGTGGTATCTTGCTTACGGTTTTTAGCAGTTCTTTTTGGGGTTATTGTTGATTTGAAATTCCACAAGCCACAATTTCCTCTCTTTCTTGGATTAAGTTTTTGATTTGAGTTGTTTGTAACCATGACTTGCTCTTGGTTTTTAGTTGCTTGGTCTTATAAACTTTGACGATGAGTACTAGGTCATCGTGGATACTACTGTTGggattttttaatgtttgtatACCATGGTTCAGTTTCTTCTGGGATACATTTTGGTTTTGGCCGATTCAGCGTAGGATTCATTTTGCTATCCATTTTTATGAATAGGTTATGTATTATAtctagaaaagagaaaaaacatatCTGTAGAAGAAATACAATATACCCTGTCAAAAAAAGAATAGGATACACATGAATATTCATTCATACCCATATATTGGTTGGTTTTTTTGGTTATACTCTGACCACCTTTCCCTGGTATGCTGCTTCTGGTCTCTGCATTCTCCTTGGGTTTGTCAGCATTATGACTCCCACAAGCCATTATTTCTTGGCTTTAGTTTGTATTGTAAGCAATGTGGCTAGTTGTATCATACTATAGTTACAGTATAGTGGAAACAGCACTGGAGCATAGAACTGCTTTTTCAGATACAGAGAACGACACTAAATGGCGATTGTTTCACGGTTGAGCGATCAAGTAACTGCAGATGTTAACAGTCctattttttcctctttccttctgtgttttatttattcacaGACTCCTTTGAAGCTTGTATCTGCCATGAAAGGTGGCCGTGAGAAACAAGGCAGTCTATCGAGGAAGCTGACTGTAACATGGGCTCCAGATGTGTATGATCCTATTCCAACATCAGTGTCACATGTGCCAAATCCAAACAAGGGACAAAACCATAAGAATGGCAAGAAGAAGAATGGGAAGAATAAGCAGAAAAACAATGGCAAATCCTCACGAGGGAGCAAGGGTAGAGACAAGAAGCAAGCTCGTAAACATGGAGAGAGTTCTCAGATAAGTAACCATCCTCTGGATGATAGCAATATCGAACCTTCGTCAAGCGAGGTACAGTCTAGCGTTGTGGATTTGGATATTGACAGCCCAGATCCATTTTGTGGGAGAAGTTTTCTTCAGAACTCTATCACAAAACTGCACTTCCCGGTTGCAAAGGCCAGCTGAACTCCCTTTTTGATCTTAGTGGCTTGGCTCTCTTGAAGATTTCATCAGAGTGTTATGTAAATAAATAAGTGTGTGAGGGCTTTGTTAAGCAGTGAAACGAGAATCGTAGTTAGTCGTGGTATGTTTATGCTAAAGTTTTTGTTATGTCAGTTGACTCTTAAATTTGTTCTATGCTATATTTAGAAAGTAGAATATaagatttgaaaataaataaaaaaattgtgagtGGACTTGAAAAGTAGTGAGAATAACTTTTTCAAATTAGAAACGCGTCTTCCgttgttattttaaaaacaatatatgTCAGAACATCGCTTATTTTAGGGAAGCACAAAGGTAATTCccaccaaaaaaaaaggaagaagagaaAGATGAGTTCACGAGAGATATCCATGGATACAATTATGGAAGATGAAGATTCCTTTGTTTCTAATACAAATGCGATCATCTACGCTGCTTCAGATATCTCAGGCTGGACCCACAGTTTGTTCTCAGATAACAATATTCCTAATTCATCCTCTTCTACCAGTGTAGACGAGCACCATCAGCAGATTTCAACTGCTGCCGGTGACGGTGGTAAAGAGGATGATTCGATGATTGTATCATCAAGTGCATCTTCCAGCTGGTTTAATGATAATAAGCAAATTGATGATCACCAAGAGATTAGGATATTTAACGTTGATTTCAGTTCACTTTGCAACAACACTTGCAGTGGATTTGAATCTCATGGTGGTTTATTGCCGGATACTGGTCGTACAGTGAACGGAGACGCTAGTGTTTTGCTTGTCAATATCATAGTAGCTTGTGCCAAGGCAGACAAAAAGAACTACTCATGTCTAGCGGACAGATTAATTCGTAACATAATAAGGAGATTTGAAGTTGCACAATTTGGAGGAGCAATGAAGAAAGTGGCGACACATTTTGCAGATGCTTTCGATAATAAGATTCACAGATTGATTCCACAAGATATTGTTGGATTATCCTATAACCATACGAGTGTCTACGGGAACTGCCTCTTCCTCAAATTTGCCCACTTCACTGCCAATCAATCAATTTTGGAGGCCTTTGCCAATTTCAATAGAGTACATGTCATTGATTTCAGCTTCAATCAAGGTTTGCAATGGCAGGCACTTTTGCAGGCTCTTGCTTTGCGTCCTGGCGGTCCACCAGCTTTTCGGCTCTCAGGAATTAGTGGCCAACCTAAGTCTGATGATGGTAGCGATCCGTTACAGGAAGTTGGTTTTAAGCTCGCCCAATTTGCAGAGTCAATTGGTGTCGAATTTGAATTCTGTGGATTTATGGCCTATGCTTTAGCTGATCTTGAAGCATCGATGTTGAACATTAGACCTAGTAATGAGGAAGCAGTGGCTGTGAACTCTGTTTTCGAGCTTCAACCTCTGTTTTCCATTCCAGGGGCAATTGAGAAAGTGATGGATTTAATAAAACAGATAGAGCCCAAGGTTGTGACCATCACCGAACAAGAAGTGAATCACAATGGGAGAGTCTTTAGTAGCAGGATTATTGAAGCATCACGTTACTATTCAACAATGTTTGATTTTCTGGAGAATTTAGAATCAATTAGTCCCAACAATTTAGACACGGTCATGGAAAAGCAGTGCCTAGATGTAATGGTGTCAGAGATCTATAATTTGGTGGCTTGCGAAGGGACTAAGCGAATTGTGAGACGTGGGACTCTGGGTCAATGGCAAGTGAGGATCTACTCTGCAGGGTTCAACCTGGTTCCCCTGACTTCAGATACTTACAAACAGGGAGCTATGTTATTGGCCTCTTTCCCAAATGCAGAGGGATATAAAGTAGAAGTGAAAGATGGGTCTCTTATGCTGAGCTGGAATAGTCTCCCTCTCATAGCCAACTCCACTTGGCGGCTATGTAGCCAAGTCTAGGGAGTCTGGTCAATGGCTGAGGTTGCTCGGCAGCTGTCCTGGAATAGCTTGCTGCTCTGCAACTGTCCTGCATCATCCAGTACGTAGTTTTATATGTCAACTAACTCAGAGCGCGCACACACTTGTGTTACTCTTCTTTTACTATTTACATGTATCGTCTCAGATGTATCTGACAGTACAAATTGATAACATTTGTAAGATGGTTCTTTTCTTTGACCTCACTGATATTAAGAGGATCTCTGCAGTAGCCATCAACTTAGATAACGTCAAGGACACAGTCTTTTGGAAACAGTTGTCTCTACCTCCATGTGATAGGAATGTTTgagtacactctaccctccccaaaCCCTGCTTATGGGACTACACTAGATTAACTTAGATAAAGCGAAGGGCACCATCTTTTGGAAACAATCTCTCTACCTCTGTGAGATAGGGGTAAGGTTTGCCACACTCTACCCTCTCCAGGGACCTTACCAATGGGACTACACTAGATTTATTGTTACTGTTGAGGGTAGTACCTTGATGTTCCTCGTTTTTATGTTATCAGAACTTGTTATTGTCTGTGATGCAACGCTATTTTCTCTATTTAACATTTGTCTTAGATCAATTATGTTATCTGTAATACCTTTTCTgtttttaattgtctaaatttTTCCAGGCTTGAATGACAAATTAATTGTGATTcccaaaggaaaaaaattaggCCTTCATCATAGCTACTGTTCTATATACATTAGGTATTGCCTTCTGTAGAAGACGAGGCACTTCTTATCTCTGCATCattcattatgcttattttTCCAGAGTATTGAAGCTGAAGGTCTCAGGGATCGATCACTCGTCACATTTGGCTGAATCCCTTGATGACTCAAAGACAATGATCTATCCCTATTCCCTGCAAAGAAGGTTTCCAAAGCTCTCGCATTTAGCAGTGGTAGTAGAGAAGGAGCACAAGAGACTTCTTACGCGATAATCCATAACtaagaaaagtaaagaagagCATTAATGTGCTTCCCTCATTCATAGGCTTGGAAGTTGGAAATAAGATTGCTATAACTACCCTAAGTGAATGGTTAAACTATTTTACTTTGTTGTGCATGAAAGGTTCAACTTTGCAGTTATTACAAGCAGGTCCGGCTCTTGCTAGTTAGTCGTGGCATGTTCATACTAAACTTTTCAACCTTTGTTATGTTAGCTGACTCTTTAATTTGTTCTATGCTATATTTCATGTTAGTTCGAACAAGGACTCCTTAGTTCCATGACTCTTGGTGCTTATTCAAAACTCAAAAGTCAGTCTACTGGTTTTTTCAAGATGAAAGCTCCTTGGTTTGAAGATTAAATTTGCAAATTTGGACTGTCAATCGCGTGTATAGCTTAGCATAGAAGGGTTAACACTGACTCTCGTTTACCGTCATTTTTAGGTATTTAGTCAAATAGTTGAGACCTGTCACAGCTCTATATGAGGCCATAGTGTAGGCCTCATATAGAGCTACACTATATAGGCAAACCTGATGGGCTAGCttaactcatattttattttttttgttaattaggACCAAAGTCGGTTGACTTTTATGTCCCAACGAAATAGAAAAACGACTTTTGTGTGATAAATTTGACTTTTATATGACTAAAAAATAATAGCTGAATGACTGTCTTCGTTAAAATGTATCTTTCATTTTAATAACCATTGAATCAAGCTTGATTGGTAGAATTAAAAATAGGAGTCTAGACTCAATTGTCAATTGCCCagaaaataattcaatatatgaCAAAAccttttaaataaagaaatatccATATCCAAATGGGACCTGTCTAGTATTTGGATCACTGTCCTTTGTTGACTAAGTTGATGCTTTGTTGTTGAAAAATACATACTCTCTGCGTTCACATTTCATGtctaatttttatcataatatctatattaattgatatttaatatgaaatgaaagcgaaatataacttttttttaaggaTGAGTTCACTTGAGATATCCATGGATACAATTATGGAAGATGAAGATTCCTTTGTTTCTAATACAGAAGCAATCATCTACGCTGCTTCTGATATTTCAGGCTGGACTCACAGTTTGATCTCTGATCACAATATTCCTAATTCGTCGTCTTCTACCAGTTTAGACGaacaccaccaccatcaccagCAGATTTCGACTGCTGCTGGTGGCGGTGGTAATGAGGATGATTCAATGATTGTATCATCATGTGCTTCTTCCAGATGgtttaataataataagcaaATTGATGATCAGCAAGAGATTAGGATATTTAATGTTGATCTCAGGGCACTTTGTGAAAACAGACTGAAATCTTGTGGTGGATCTGAATCTCGTGACTGTTTAGTATACGAAGAGAGTAGTGTTAGGCTTGTCAATACGTTGATGGCTTGTGCCGAGGCGATCCAAGATAACAACTTAAGTCTAGCGGATGAACTAATCAGTGATATAAGAAGAATTTCAGTTTCACAAATGGGAGGAGCAATGAAGAAAGAGGCTACTTATTTTGCAGACGCTTTGTATCATAAGATTCACAGAACAAATTCGGAAGATATTGATGAATCATCCTATCCCAAGGATCAAGTCTTGAGTATGAGCTTCTACGATAGCTGCCTCTTCCTCAAATTCGCTCACTTCATTGCCAATCAATCCATTTTGGAGGCCTTTGCAGATTCCAAGAGAGTACATGTAATTGATTTCAGCTTAAATCAAGGTTCACAATGGCCAGCACTTTTACAGGCTCTCACTTTGCGTCCTGGTGGTCCACCGGCTCTTCGGCTCACAGGAATTCGTGGCCACTCTCAGCCTGAGGACACTACCGATGCCTTACAAGAAGTTGGTCGGGAGCTCGCCCAACTTGCAGAGTCAACAGGTGTAGAATTTGAGTTTCGTGGATTCGTGGTCCATACTTTAGCTGATCTTGAAGCACCAATGTTGAATATTAGACCCAGTAATGTGGAATCAGTGGCCGTGAACTCTGTTTTCAAGCTTCACCGTCTGTTTTCCATTCCAGGAGCAATTGAGAAAGTGCTGGATTTGATAAAACAAATAGACCCGAAGATTGTGACCATTGCTGAACGTGAAGTGAATCACAATGAGACTGTTTTTATGAACAGGATTAAGGAAGCATGGTATTACT
The sequence above is a segment of the Solanum lycopersicum chromosome 10, SLM_r2.1 genome. Coding sequences within it:
- the LOC101244434 gene encoding uncharacterized protein isoform X1 — translated: MDDCPASYNLASENVGAHCESSKGMPNCAFGNVEGLSLNDFGHHFTECLNIQDAEDSNDKCNVETVKEDVTKDSHGSDSGSASVKCLIKCATFPCSGISVPPAEFGGKEPEGNMNAEVMTHGAEAKSPDLPYSRSISLPTPLKLVSAMKGGREKQGSLSRKLTVTWAPDVYDPIPTSVSHVPNPNKGQNHKNGKKKNGKNKQKNNGKSSRGSKGRDKKQARKHGESSQISNHPLDDSNIEPSSSEVQSSVVDLDIDSPDPFCGRSFLQNSITKLHFPVAKAS
- the LOC101244434 gene encoding uncharacterized protein LOC101244434: MDDCPASYNLASENDAEDSNDKCNVETVKEDVTKDSHGSDSGSASVKCLIKCATFPCSGISVPPAEFGGKEPEGNMNAEVMTHGAEAKSPDLPYSRSISLPTPLKLVSAMKGGREKQGSLSRKLTVTWAPDVYDPIPTSVSHVPNPNKGQNHKNGKKKNGKNKQKNNGKSSRGSKGRDKKQARKHGESSQISNHPLDDSNIEPSSSEVQSSVVDLDIDSPDPFCGRSFLQNSITKLHFPVAKAS
- the LOC101262579 gene encoding DELLA protein GAI-like, which produces MSSREISMDTIMEDEDSFVSNTNAIIYAASDISGWTHSLFSDNNIPNSSSSTSVDEHHQQISTAAGDGGKEDDSMIVSSSASSSWFNDNKQIDDHQEIRIFNVDFSSLCNNTCSGFESHGGLLPDTGRTVNGDASVLLVNIIVACAKADKKNYSCLADRLIRNIIRRFEVAQFGGAMKKVATHFADAFDNKIHRLIPQDIVGLSYNHTSVYGNCLFLKFAHFTANQSILEAFANFNRVHVIDFSFNQGLQWQALLQALALRPGGPPAFRLSGISGQPKSDDGSDPLQEVGFKLAQFAESIGVEFEFCGFMAYALADLEASMLNIRPSNEEAVAVNSVFELQPLFSIPGAIEKVMDLIKQIEPKVVTITEQEVNHNGRVFSSRIIEASRYYSTMFDFLENLESISPNNLDTVMEKQCLDVMVSEIYNLVACEGTKRIVRRGTLGQWQVRIYSAGFNLVPLTSDTYKQGAMLLASFPNAEGYKVEVKDGSLMLSWNSLPLIANSTWRLCSQV
- the LOC101265384 gene encoding DELLA protein GAI; the encoded protein is MKAKYNFFLRMSSLEISMDTIMEDEDSFVSNTEAIIYAASDISGWTHSLISDHNIPNSSSSTSLDEHHHHHQQISTAAGGGGNEDDSMIVSSCASSRWFNNNKQIDDQQEIRIFNVDLRALCENRLKSCGGSESRDCLVYEESSVRLVNTLMACAEAIQDNNLSLADELISDIRRISVSQMGGAMKKEATYFADALYHKIHRTNSEDIDESSYPKDQVLSMSFYDSCLFLKFAHFIANQSILEAFADSKRVHVIDFSLNQGSQWPALLQALTLRPGGPPALRLTGIRGHSQPEDTTDALQEVGRELAQLAESTGVEFEFRGFVVHTLADLEAPMLNIRPSNVESVAVNSVFKLHRLFSIPGAIEKVLDLIKQIDPKIVTIAEREVNHNETVFMNRIKEAWYYYSTMFDLLENSEWTKRSTIDLEIAAEHLGREIYNLVACEGTKRVVRHETFGQWRVRFNSAGFNLVPLGSNTYRHANMLLALYTNGKRYRVEEKDGCLMLSWHSRPLITTSAWRGYVANSRD